One stretch of Macrobrachium nipponense isolate FS-2020 chromosome 16, ASM1510439v2, whole genome shotgun sequence DNA includes these proteins:
- the LOC135195444 gene encoding lactosylceramide 4-alpha-galactosyltransferase-like: MRLKESKEAFQIHRLAKSRRFLGILFVVGMIYGFVSYDLVHKKKQRQGRLEVHLDSTSSNASHLSSFEQNYIMQGNVSWSGELQCPSQGTEIGSSFLRLKNFMEDGEWREEGAFNIFLTETSCSSRPNYRAWCSVESMAHENPEGLVWYVMTSPEVDLQDGLVKQLLGRHKNLRLVTANLSEIFDGTPLQELYHSGAWNSDTKWPAANLSDMLRLAIVWLAGGFYSDTDVICISPLTGLRNVIGLAEYNLVNGANFHFDRHHPMLEYFMVHLNDHFNPYVWGENGPRTVSAVLRDVCKEDVLFQDLECEGVRILSHAAFNPVQPNGRVLLFQRTQEKNIRKRFPYSYAIHFWNRMTHSQPVFKNTDSVYDLAAASFCPISRRAATQNSPYY, from the exons ATGAGACTGAAAGAGAGCAAAGAGGCCTTCCAAATTCACAGGCTTGCGAAATCGAGGAGGTTCTTAGGAATACTGTTCGTCGTTGGGATGATCTACGGTTTTGTCTCTTATG ATCTCGTCCATAAGAAGAAGCAACGCCAAGGAAGGCTCGAAGTGCACCTCGACTCGACTTCGAGTAATGCTTCTCATCTGTCCTCCTTCGAGCAGAACTACATCATGCAAGGAAATGTCAGCTGGAGTGGGGAACTTCAGTGCCCATCCCAAGGGACTGAAATCGGCTCTTCTTTCTTACGGCTCAAGAACTTCAT GGAGGATGGAGAATGGAGGGAAGAAGGTGCCTTCAACATCTTCCTGACTGAGACATCGTGCAGTTCGAGGCCGAACTACCGTGCCTGGTGCAGCGTAGAGAG CATGGCTCACGAAAACCCCGAGGGGCTAGTATGGTACGTGATGACGTCACCAGAAGTCGACCTTCAAGACGGCCTGGTGAAGCAACTTCTCGGTAGACACAAGAACTTGAGACTCGTCACCGCGAACTTGAGTGAGATATTCGACGGGACGCCCCTCCAGGAACTCTACCATTCGGGAGCCTGGAATTCCGATACCA AATGGCCAGCAGCTAATCTGAGTGACATGCTGCGCTTGGCCATCGTGTGGCTGGCTGGAGGCTTCTACAGTGACACTGACGTCATCTGCATCTCTCCACTGACTGGACTGCGGAACGTCATAGGATTGGCCGAGTACAATTTGGTCAACGGGGCTAACTTCCACTTCGACAGACACCACCCCATGCTGGAGTACTTCATGGTCCATCTCAATGACCATTTTAAT CCCTACGTCTGGGGAGAGAATGGCCCTCGGACAGTGTCAGCAGTCCTCAGAGACGTCTGCAAAGAAGATGTCCTTTTCCAGGATCTGGAATGCGAAGGAGTGCGAATCCTGTCCCACGCGGCTTTCAATCCAGTTCAGCCAAATGGCAGAGTGCTGCTGTTTCAGAGGACCCAGGAGAAGAATATAAGAAAG aGGTTCCCGTACTCTTACGCAATCCACTTCTGGAACAGAATGACTCACAGTCAACCGGTTTTCAAGAACACGGATTCAGTCTACGATCTCGCTGCCGCGTCGTTCTGTCCAATAAGCAGACGAGCGGCGACACAAAATTCACCCTATTACTGA